From the Thermodesulfovibrionales bacterium genome, one window contains:
- a CDS encoding HU family DNA-binding protein → MTKAELIDKIASGAGLSKADASKALDSTLNAVKASLKKGQKVTLVGFGTFGVVKRKSRKGRNPRTGAVITIPAARTPKFTAGKALKDAVR, encoded by the coding sequence ATGACAAAAGCGGAGCTTATTGACAAGATCGCCTCTGGCGCCGGGCTCAGCAAAGCGGATGCTTCAAAGGCATTGGATTCAACTCTTAATGCAGTTAAGGCATCTTTGAAGAAGGGGCAGAAGGTTACACTGGTAGGTTTTGGAACTTTCGGGGTGGTTAAGAGAAAATCGAGAAAGGGACGCAATCCGAGAACCGGTGCGGTGATCACCATTCCGGCGGCCAGGACGCCGAAGTTTACTGCAGGTAAGGCTCTCAAGGACGCAGTAAGATAA
- a CDS encoding MTH1187 family thiamine-binding protein, with amino-acid sequence MMLVEFTIVPIGVGSSIGDQLAEVLKIVDAGGMPYKVNPMGTVVEGEWDEVMKLVRKCHDAVMKTGERAITTISIDDRKGKPGRIDEKVKSVERRIGKSLKK; translated from the coding sequence ATGATGTTGGTAGAGTTCACTATCGTGCCTATCGGTGTCGGCAGCAGTATCGGTGATCAGCTCGCCGAGGTGCTGAAGATCGTGGACGCGGGCGGAATGCCCTACAAGGTTAACCCCATGGGAACGGTCGTAGAAGGGGAATGGGACGAAGTGATGAAACTCGTCAGGAAATGTCACGATGCGGTCATGAAGACCGGGGAGCGGGCGATCACCACGATATCCATCGATGACCGGAAGGGCAAACCCGGCCGGATCGATGAAAAGGTAAAATCAGTGGAACGGAGAATAGGCAAATCTCTGAAGAAATAA